The following coding sequences are from one Streptomyces sp. V3I7 window:
- a CDS encoding LUD domain-containing protein — protein MSSRERILGRVRRALADVRGDDTPYEQAVPREYLREHGDRSVEQTVELLAENLADYRAIVHRCTAPELPAVIARLLAERGSASVLVPPGLDEGRLAATDVPRIADRAESTPEELDRVGSVVTACAVAVAETGTLVLDAAPDQGRRRITLVPDHHICVVRVPDQVVSSVPQALERLDPARPLTWISGPSATSDIELDRVEGVHGPRTLEVVLVSAG, from the coding sequence GTGAGCAGCAGGGAGCGGATCCTGGGGCGGGTGCGCCGCGCGCTGGCGGACGTACGCGGGGACGATACCCCGTACGAGCAGGCCGTTCCCCGGGAGTATCTGCGCGAGCACGGGGACCGGAGTGTCGAGCAGACCGTGGAGCTGCTGGCGGAGAACCTGGCGGACTACCGGGCGATCGTGCATCGCTGCACGGCGCCCGAACTGCCCGCCGTGATCGCCCGGTTGCTGGCCGAGCGAGGGTCCGCCTCCGTGCTCGTGCCGCCCGGACTGGACGAGGGCCGGCTGGCGGCCACGGACGTCCCGCGGATCGCCGACCGCGCGGAGAGCACACCGGAGGAGCTCGACCGGGTCGGCAGCGTGGTGACGGCCTGCGCGGTCGCCGTCGCCGAGACCGGCACCCTCGTCCTGGACGCCGCCCCCGACCAGGGCCGCCGCCGCATCACCCTGGTCCCGGACCACCACATCTGCGTGGTCCGCGTACCCGACCAGGTCGTCTCCTCCGTCCCGCAGGCCCTCGAACGCCTCGATCCCGCCCGCCCGTTGACCTGGATCTCCGGCCCGTCGGCGACCAGCGACATCGAGCTGGACCGGGTGGAGGGGGTGCACGGGCCGCGCACCCTGGAGGTCGTCCTGGTGAGCGCGGGGTAA
- a CDS encoding ABC transporter ATP-binding protein, which yields MIRFEQVTKRYPDGTTAVDGLSFEVAEGELVTLVGPSGCGKTTTMMMVNRLIEPTSGRILVNGEDIAAVDPVRLRRRIGYVIQQVGLFPHRTVLDNTATVPALVGWKRAKARARAAELLDLVGLDPTTYGPRYPEQLSGGQRQRVGVARALAADPPVLLMDEPFGAVDPVVREQLQDEFLRMQAAVRKTVLLVTHDIEEAVRLGDRIAVYGQGRIEQFDTPGAVLGTPATPYVAGFVGADRGLKRLSVTTIEPDDLEQPSLAHVSEPAARARERLRAEGARWAVVLDAHGDLHGWVGIDDLTAAGGALGDLVHRMTAWVPVGAPLKQAFGVMLQYDAGWVAVLDGARFLGVLTPAKLHEALRRSVDADARGVPRGQVPFESVADA from the coding sequence ATGATCCGGTTCGAGCAGGTCACCAAGCGGTATCCGGACGGGACCACGGCCGTGGACGGGCTGTCCTTCGAGGTGGCCGAGGGAGAGCTCGTCACGCTCGTGGGCCCCTCCGGATGCGGCAAGACGACGACCATGATGATGGTCAACCGGCTCATCGAGCCCACCTCCGGCCGGATCCTCGTGAACGGCGAGGACATCGCCGCGGTCGACCCCGTCCGACTGCGCCGCCGCATCGGCTACGTCATCCAGCAGGTGGGCCTCTTCCCCCACCGCACGGTGCTCGACAACACGGCGACCGTCCCGGCCCTCGTCGGCTGGAAGCGGGCGAAGGCCCGGGCCCGGGCGGCCGAACTGCTGGACCTGGTGGGGCTGGACCCGACGACGTACGGCCCGCGCTACCCGGAGCAGCTCTCCGGCGGACAGCGGCAGCGCGTCGGTGTGGCGCGGGCGCTGGCGGCCGACCCGCCGGTGCTGCTGATGGACGAGCCGTTCGGCGCGGTCGACCCGGTCGTGCGCGAGCAGTTGCAGGACGAGTTCCTGCGGATGCAGGCGGCGGTGCGCAAGACGGTGCTGCTGGTCACCCACGACATCGAGGAGGCCGTGCGGCTCGGCGACCGGATCGCGGTGTACGGGCAGGGCCGGATCGAGCAGTTCGACACACCCGGGGCGGTGCTGGGCACGCCCGCGACGCCGTACGTCGCCGGGTTCGTGGGCGCCGACCGCGGACTGAAGCGCCTGTCGGTCACCACGATCGAGCCGGACGACCTGGAGCAGCCGTCGCTCGCCCACGTGTCCGAGCCCGCCGCCCGCGCGCGGGAGCGGCTGCGCGCGGAGGGTGCCCGCTGGGCCGTCGTCCTGGACGCGCACGGCGACCTGCACGGCTGGGTCGGCATCGACGACCTCACGGCCGCCGGCGGGGCGCTCGGGGACCTCGTCCACCGGATGACGGCCTGGGTCCCGGTGGGCGCGCCGCTCAAGCAGGCGTTCGGGGTGATGCTGCAGTACGACGCCGGGTGGGTCGCGGTGCTGGACGGCGCGCGTTTCCTCGGTGTGCTGACCCCGGCGAAGCTGCACGAGGCGCTGCGCCGCTCGGTGGACGCGGACGCGCGCGGAGTGCCGCGCGGTCAGGTGCCGTTCGAGTCGGTGGCCGATGCCTGA
- a CDS encoding (Fe-S)-binding protein, which yields MRVALFLTCVNDTLYPNTGRAVVRLLSRLGVDVDFPVDQTCCGQAHYNTGYRHEAEPLARRFADVFGEYEAIVTPSGSCGAMVRELYPRMGERARAEGRGESLATALAPVVPRTYELTEFLVDVLGVTDVGAYYPHTVTYHPTCHGLRSLGLGERPRRLLQAVKGLELVELPGAEECCGFGGTFALKNPDVSAAMGADKVRNAESTGAEVLCAADNSCLMHLGGTMTRLGTDMRPVHIAEILASAEEEPAV from the coding sequence ATGCGTGTCGCCCTGTTCCTGACCTGCGTCAACGACACGCTCTATCCGAACACGGGCCGTGCCGTGGTGAGACTGCTGAGCAGACTGGGCGTGGACGTCGACTTCCCCGTGGACCAGACCTGCTGCGGGCAGGCGCACTACAACACCGGCTACCGGCACGAGGCGGAGCCCCTGGCGCGGCGGTTCGCCGACGTCTTCGGGGAGTACGAGGCGATCGTCACGCCGTCCGGGTCGTGCGGGGCGATGGTGCGGGAGCTGTATCCGCGCATGGGCGAGCGGGCCCGGGCCGAGGGGCGCGGCGAGTCCCTCGCCACCGCGCTGGCGCCGGTGGTCCCGAGGACGTACGAGCTCACGGAGTTCCTGGTGGACGTGCTGGGGGTGACGGACGTCGGGGCGTACTACCCGCACACGGTGACGTACCACCCGACCTGCCACGGACTGCGCTCGCTCGGGCTCGGCGAGCGGCCCCGGCGGCTGCTTCAGGCCGTGAAGGGGCTGGAGTTGGTGGAGCTGCCGGGGGCGGAGGAGTGCTGCGGCTTCGGCGGCACGTTCGCGCTGAAGAACCCGGACGTGTCGGCGGCGATGGGTGCGGACAAGGTACGCAACGCCGAGTCGACCGGCGCCGAGGTGCTGTGCGCGGCCGACAACTCCTGTCTGATGCACCTCGGCGGCACGATGACCCGGCTGGGCACGGACATGCGCCCGGTGCACATCGCGGAGATCCTGGCGAGCGCGGAGGAGGAACCGGCCGTATGA
- a CDS encoding LutB/LldF family L-lactate oxidation iron-sulfur protein, translated as MSGSESGNESGNGTGTGTFVGMPAFPRAAHDAVNDQTLRGNLRHATHTIRAKRAKAVAEVSDWAALRDAGKRIKDHTLRHLDRYLEQLEESVTAAGGTVHWAADADEANRIVAQLVKETGESEVVKVKSMATQEIGLNEALLAEGIHAYETDLAELIVQLGKDRPSHILVPAIHRNRSEIRDIFRSEMGSWGRPAPEGLTDTPAELAEAARLHLREKFLRAKVGVSGANFMVAETGTLVVVESEGNGRMCLTLPETLISVVGIEKIVPTWRDLEVFLQTLPRSSTAERMNPYTSMWTGTTDEDGPRAFHLVLLDNGRTDTLADEVGRQALRCIRCSACLNVCPVYERAGGHAYGSVYPGPIGAILSPQLRGTQSEIDASLPYASSLCGACYEVCPVAIDIPEVLVHLRERVVEGGEVIRQGNKVVLRPAKGHAAERAAMRAARWAFTHPAALRTGQRLASRTRRLQPRTLPGPGRAWSGTRDLPALPKEPFRDWWQRTRTRGGSKEGSK; from the coding sequence ATGAGCGGGAGCGAGAGCGGGAACGAGAGCGGGAACGGGACCGGGACCGGGACGTTCGTGGGCATGCCGGCCTTCCCCCGGGCCGCGCACGACGCCGTCAACGACCAGACCCTGCGCGGAAATCTGCGCCACGCGACGCACACCATCCGCGCCAAGCGCGCGAAGGCCGTCGCCGAGGTCTCCGACTGGGCCGCGCTGCGGGACGCGGGCAAGCGGATCAAGGACCACACGCTGCGCCATCTCGACCGTTATCTGGAGCAGTTGGAGGAGTCGGTCACCGCGGCGGGCGGCACCGTCCACTGGGCCGCCGACGCCGACGAGGCGAACCGGATCGTGGCCCAACTGGTCAAGGAGACCGGCGAGTCGGAGGTCGTCAAGGTCAAGTCGATGGCCACGCAGGAGATCGGGCTCAACGAGGCGCTCCTCGCCGAGGGCATCCACGCCTACGAGACCGATCTCGCCGAGCTGATCGTGCAGTTGGGCAAGGACCGGCCCTCGCACATCCTCGTGCCCGCGATCCACCGAAACCGCAGCGAGATCCGTGACATCTTCCGCTCCGAGATGGGAAGTTGGGGCCGCCCGGCCCCCGAGGGCCTGACCGACACCCCGGCCGAACTCGCCGAGGCGGCCCGGCTGCACCTGCGGGAGAAGTTCCTGCGGGCCAAGGTCGGTGTCTCCGGAGCCAACTTCATGGTCGCCGAGACAGGCACCCTGGTGGTCGTCGAGTCCGAGGGCAACGGCCGGATGTGCCTCACCCTCCCCGAGACGCTGATCTCGGTCGTCGGCATCGAGAAGATCGTGCCGACCTGGCGCGACCTGGAGGTGTTCCTGCAGACCCTCCCCCGCTCCTCGACGGCCGAGCGCATGAACCCGTACACGTCGATGTGGACGGGCACCACCGACGAGGACGGTCCACGCGCCTTCCACCTCGTCCTGCTCGACAACGGCCGCACCGACACACTCGCCGACGAGGTCGGCCGCCAGGCCCTACGCTGCATCCGCTGCTCGGCGTGCCTGAACGTCTGCCCGGTGTACGAGCGCGCGGGCGGCCACGCCTACGGCTCGGTGTACCCGGGTCCGATCGGCGCCATCCTCAGCCCCCAACTCCGGGGCACGCAGAGCGAGATCGACGCCTCACTTCCGTACGCCTCCAGCCTGTGCGGCGCCTGCTACGAGGTGTGCCCGGTGGCCATCGACATCCCGGAGGTGCTGGTGCATCTGCGGGAGCGGGTCGTCGAGGGCGGCGAAGTGATCCGGCAGGGCAACAAGGTGGTGCTACGGCCCGCGAAGGGGCATGCCGCCGAGCGCGCGGCGATGCGGGCGGCGCGCTGGGCGTTCACGCACCCGGCAGCCCTGCGCACCGGCCAGCGGCTCGCCTCCCGCACCCGCCGGCTGCAGCCCCGTACGCTGCCCGGCCCCGGCCGGGCCTGGAGCGGTACGCGGGATCTGCCCGCCCTACCGAAGGAACCGTTCCGCGACTGGTGGCAGCGGACGCGGACGCGCGGCGGCTCGAAGGAGGGCTCGAAGTGA